One genomic window of Streptococcus mitis includes the following:
- a CDS encoding 3'-5' exoribonuclease YhaM family protein → MKISHMKKDELFEGFYLIKSADLRQTRAGKNYLAFTFQDDSGEIEGKLWDAQPHNVEAFTAGKVVHMKGRREVYNNTPQVNQITLRLPQPGEPNDPADFKVKSPVDVKEIRDYMSQMIFKIENPVWQRIVRNLYTKYDKEFYSYPAAKTNHHAFETGLAFHTATMVRLADAISEVYPQLNKSLLYAGIMLHDLAKVIELTGPDQTEYTVRGNLLGHIALIDSEITKTVMELGIDDTKEEVVLLRHVILSHHGLLEYGSPVRPRIMEAEIIHMIDNLDASMMMMSTALALVDKGEMTNKIFAMDNRSFYKPDLD, encoded by the coding sequence ATGAAGATTAGTCACATGAAAAAAGATGAGCTATTTGAAGGCTTTTACCTAATCAAGTCAGCTGACCTGAGGCAAACTCGAGCTGGGAAAAATTACCTAGCTTTTACCTTTCAAGATGATAGTGGCGAGATTGAAGGGAAACTCTGGGATGCCCAACCTCATAACGTTGAGGCCTTTACCGCAGGTAAGGTTGTCCACATGAAAGGACGCCGAGAAGTTTATAACAATACCCCTCAAGTCAATCAAATTACCCTCCGCCTGCCTCAGCCTGGTGAACCCAATGATCCAGCTGATTTCAAGGTCAAGTCGCCAGTTGATGTCAAGGAAATCCGTGACTATATGTCGCAAATGATTTTTAAAATTGAAAATCCTGTCTGGCAACGGATTGTCCGAAATCTCTACACCAAGTATGATAAGGAATTTTACTCCTATCCAGCAGCCAAGACCAACCACCATGCCTTTGAAACGGGTTTGGCTTTCCACACTGCAACCATGGTGCGTTTGGCAGATGCTATTAGCGAAGTTTATCCTCAGCTCAATAAGAGCCTGCTCTATGCGGGGATTATGCTGCATGACTTGGCTAAGGTCATTGAGTTGACGGGACCAGACCAGACCGAGTATACAGTGCGAGGCAATCTCCTTGGGCATATTGCTTTGATTGATAGCGAAATTACTAAAACAGTTATGGAACTCGGTATCGATGATACCAAGGAAGAAGTCGTTCTGCTTCGTCACGTCATCCTTAGTCACCACGGCTTGCTTGAGTATGGAAGTCCAGTCCGTCCACGCATTATGGAAGCAGAGATTATCCATATGATTGACAATCTGGATGCAAGCATGATGATGATGTCAACTGCTCTTGCTTTGGTGGATAAAGGAGAGATGACCAATAAAATCTTCGCAATGGACAATCGTTCCTTCTATAAACCAGATTTAGATTAA
- the rmuC gene encoding DNA recombination protein RmuC — protein sequence MESLLVLLLIANLAGLFLIWQRQDKQEKHLSKSLEDQADHLSDQLDYRFEQARQASQLDQKDLEVAVSDRLQEVRIELHQGLTQVRQEMTENLLQTRDKTDQRLQALQESNEQRLEQMRQTVEEKLEKTLQTRLQASFETVSKQLESVNRGLGEMQTVARDVGALNKVLSGTKTRGILGELQLGQIIEDIMTPAQYEREYATVENSSERVEYAIKLPGQGDQEYVYLPIDSKFPLADYYRLEEAYEAGDKDEIERCRKSLLASVKRFAKDIKSKYIAPPRTTNFGVLFVPTEGLYSEIVRNPVFFDDLRREEQIIVAGPSTLSALLNSLSVGFKTLNIQKSADHISKTLASVKTEFGKFGGILVKAQKHLQHASGNIDELLNRRTTAIERTLRHIELSEGEPALDLLHFQEDEEEYED from the coding sequence ATGGAAAGTTTACTTGTTCTATTATTGATTGCCAACCTAGCTGGACTCTTTCTGATTTGGCAGAGGCAGGATAAGCAGGAAAAACATCTCAGCAAGAGCTTGGAGGATCAGGCAGATCACTTGTCAGACCAGTTGGATTACCGTTTTGAACAAGCCAGACAAGCCAGCCAGTTGGACCAAAAAGATTTGGAAGTGGCTGTCAGTGACCGTTTGCAAGAAGTGCGAATCGAGTTGCACCAAGGCTTAACTCAGGTCCGTCAAGAAATGACGGAAAATCTCCTCCAAACCAGGGATAAGACTGACCAACGTCTCCAAGCCCTGCAGGAATCAAATGAGCAACGTTTGGAACAAATGCGCCAGACAGTCGAGGAAAAACTAGAAAAGACCTTGCAGACACGCTTACAAGCCTCCTTCGAGACAGTTTCCAAACAACTGGAGTCTGTCAATCGTGGTCTTGGAGAAATGCAGACAGTTGCCCGCGATGTCGGAGCCCTCAACAAGGTTCTCTCTGGAACCAAAACGCGAGGGATTCTGGGAGAATTGCAACTGGGGCAAATCATCGAAGACATCATGACACCTGCCCAGTACGAACGAGAATACGCAACGGTTGAAAACTCTAGTGAACGAGTGGAGTATGCCATCAAGTTGCCTGGACAGGGTGACCAGGAATATGTCTACTTACCGATTGACTCCAAGTTTCCACTGGCAGATTATTACCGCTTAGAAGAAGCCTATGAAGCGGGTGACAAGGACGAGATCGAACGCTGTCGTAAGTCGCTCCTAGCCAGCGTCAAACGCTTTGCCAAGGATATCAAGAGCAAGTACATAGCACCGCCTCGGACTACCAATTTTGGAGTTTTGTTTGTTCCGACAGAAGGTCTCTACTCAGAAATCGTCCGCAATCCGGTCTTCTTTGATGACTTGAGACGGGAAGAGCAGATTATTGTCGCAGGTCCAAGTACCCTATCAGCTCTTCTCAATTCCCTATCAGTTGGTTTCAAAACCCTTAATATCCAAAAGAGTGCTGACCATATTAGTAAGACTCTTGCTAGTGTTAAGACCGAGTTTGGCAAGTTTGGTGGCATTCTGGTCAAGGCACAAAAACACCTCCAACATGCCTCTGGCAATATTGATGAACTATTAAACCGTCGTACCACAGCTATCGAGCGGACGCTCCGTCACATTGAGTTGTCAGAAGGTGAGCCTGCGCTTGATCTACTCCATTTCCAAGAAGATGAGGAAGAATATGAAGATTAG
- a CDS encoding thiamine diphosphokinase: MSEYKLSENNWTSVAVFAGGDRGHYRTDFDGFVGVDRGSLWVLEENLPLALAVGDFDSVTEEERQVIQKRAQYFVQARPEKDDTDLELALLTIFEKNPQAEVTIFGALGGRIDHMLANVFLPSNPKLAPYMRQIEIEDGQNLIAYCPEGTSQLEPRLDYDYLAFMPVRDSQLTILGAKYELTEENFFFKKVYASNEYIDREVSVTCPDGYVVVLHSKDRR; the protein is encoded by the coding sequence ATGAGCGAGTACAAACTCTCAGAAAACAACTGGACTAGTGTTGCCGTTTTTGCAGGAGGAGACCGTGGTCATTATCGGACGGACTTTGATGGTTTTGTTGGTGTGGATCGAGGCTCGCTCTGGGTCTTGGAGGAAAACCTACCTCTTGCTCTAGCGGTTGGAGATTTTGATTCTGTGACGGAAGAAGAGCGACAGGTGATTCAAAAACGTGCCCAGTATTTTGTTCAAGCCCGACCAGAAAAAGATGATACCGATTTGGAATTGGCTCTCTTGACTATTTTTGAGAAAAATCCTCAGGCTGAGGTTACTATTTTCGGTGCTTTGGGTGGCCGTATTGATCACATGCTGGCCAATGTTTTTCTTCCTAGCAATCCCAAGTTGGCGCCTTATATGCGTCAGATAGAAATTGAGGATGGGCAAAACTTGATTGCCTATTGTCCAGAAGGGACCAGTCAGCTAGAACCTCGTTTAGACTATGACTATCTAGCTTTTATGCCAGTTCGGGATAGTCAGCTGACCATTCTCGGAGCCAAGTATGAGTTGACAGAGGAAAATTTTTTCTTTAAAAAAGTGTACGCTTCTAACGAATATATAGATAGGGAAGTTTCGGTGACTTGCCCAGATGGCTATGTGGTCGTGCTACATAGTAAGGACAGGAGGTAG
- the rpe gene encoding ribulose-phosphate 3-epimerase produces the protein MSQYKIAPSILAADYANFEREIKRLEATGAEYAHIDIMDGHFVPQISFGAGVVEALRPHSKMVFDCHLMVANPEHHLEDFARAGADIISIHVEATPHIHGALQKIRSLGVKPSVVINPGTPVEAIKHVLHLVDQVLVMTVNPGFGGQAFLPETMDKVRELVALRDEKGLNFEIEVDGGIDDQTIAQAKEAGATVFVAGSYVFKGDVNERVQTLRKQLD, from the coding sequence ATGTCTCAATACAAGATTGCTCCGTCAATTCTGGCAGCAGATTATGCCAACTTTGAACGTGAAATCAAACGTCTAGAAGCAACTGGTGCAGAATATGCCCATATCGATATCATGGATGGGCATTTTGTGCCACAAATCAGTTTTGGTGCAGGTGTGGTCGAAGCTCTTCGCCCTCATAGCAAGATGGTCTTTGACTGCCACTTGATGGTAGCTAATCCAGAGCATCATCTGGAAGACTTTGCGCGCGCAGGTGCAGATATCATCAGTATCCATGTAGAAGCAACGCCTCATATCCACGGTGCCCTCCAAAAAATTCGTTCTCTAGGTGTCAAGCCATCAGTTGTTATTAATCCTGGTACGCCAGTTGAAGCTATAAAGCATGTGCTTCATCTAGTTGACCAAGTCTTGGTCATGACGGTTAACCCGGGCTTCGGTGGACAAGCCTTTCTGCCAGAAACTATGGATAAGGTTCGTGAGTTAGTTGCTCTTCGTGATGAAAAAGGTTTGAACTTTGAAATCGAAGTGGATGGCGGGATTGATGACCAAACTATTGCTCAGGCCAAAGAAGCTGGTGCGACCGTTTTTGTAGCAGGTTCCTATGTCTTTAAGGGAGATGTCAATGAGCGAGTACAAACTCTCAGAAAACAACTGGACTAG
- the rsgA gene encoding ribosome small subunit-dependent GTPase A, giving the protein MQGQIIKALAGFYYVESQGQVYQTRARGNFRKKGHTPYVGDWVDFSAEENSEGYILKIHERKNSLVRPPIVNIDQAVVIMSVKEPDFNSNLLDRFLVLLEHKDIHPIIYISKMDLLEDRGELDFYEQTYGDIGYDFVTSKEELLPLLTGKVTVFMGQTGVGKSTLLNKIAPDLNLETGEISDSLGRGRHTTRAVSFYNLNGGKIADTPGFSSLDYEVSTAEDLNQAFPEIASVSRDCKFRTCTHTHEPACAVKPAIEEGTIATFRFDNYLQFLSEIENRRETYKKVSKKIPK; this is encoded by the coding sequence ATGCAGGGACAAATCATTAAAGCCTTGGCAGGCTTCTACTATGTGGAAAGCCAAGGTCAGGTTTATCAGACACGCGCGCGTGGAAATTTCCGTAAAAAAGGGCATACACCCTATGTTGGGGACTGGGTAGATTTCTCTGCCGAGGAAAATTCAGAAGGCTATATCCTCAAGATTCATGAACGCAAAAACAGTCTGGTCCGTCCGCCTATTGTCAATATTGACCAAGCTGTGGTGATCATGTCTGTCAAGGAACCTGATTTTAACAGCAATTTGCTGGATCGCTTCTTGGTTCTTTTGGAGCACAAGGACATCCATCCCATCATTTATATTTCTAAAATGGATTTGTTGGAAGATAGAGGAGAACTGGATTTTTATGAACAGACTTATGGTGACATCGGCTATGACTTTGTGACCAGTAAAGAAGAACTTTTGCCCTTGTTAACAGGCAAGGTTACAGTTTTCATGGGGCAGACAGGTGTTGGAAAATCAACTCTTCTCAATAAAATCGCACCAGACCTTAATCTTGAAACAGGAGAAATCTCAGATAGTCTGGGTCGCGGGCGCCACACTACTCGAGCTGTTAGTTTTTACAATCTCAATGGGGGTAAAATCGCAGACACACCAGGCTTTTCATCCTTGGACTATGAAGTGTCAACGGCGGAAGACCTCAATCAGGCCTTCCCAGAGATTGCCAGTGTCAGCCGAGACTGCAAATTCCGCACTTGTACCCATACCCATGAGCCAGCTTGCGCGGTTAAGCCTGCTATAGAAGAAGGGACCATTGCCACCTTCCGTTTTGACAACTACCTGCAATTCCTCAGTGAGATTGAAAATCGCAGAGAAACTTATAAAAAAGTCAGCAAAAAAATTCCAAAATAA
- the rsmA gene encoding 16S rRNA (adenine(1518)-N(6)/adenine(1519)-N(6))-dimethyltransferase RsmA, with product MRIADYSVTKAVLERHGFTFKKSFGQNFLTDTNILQKIVDTAEIDDQVNVIEIGPGIGALTEFLAERAAEVMAFEIDHRLVPILADTLRDFDNVTVVNEDILKVDLAQHIKNFKNPDLPIKVVANLPYYITTPILMHLIESGIPFSEFVVMMQKEVADRISAQPNTKAYGSLSIAVQYYMTAKVAFIVPRTVFVPAPNVDSAILKMVRRPEPAVAVEDENFFFRVSKESFTHRRKTLWNNLTGYFGKTEEVKDKLTKALDQAGLSPSVRGEALSLEEFASLADALKGQGL from the coding sequence ATGAGAATTGCAGATTATAGCGTGACCAAGGCAGTGCTGGAGCGTCACGGTTTTACCTTTAAAAAGTCCTTTGGGCAAAATTTCTTGACGGATACCAATATCCTACAAAAAATCGTGGATACGGCTGAGATTGATGACCAGGTCAATGTCATCGAAATCGGGCCAGGGATTGGTGCCTTGACGGAGTTTTTGGCTGAGCGTGCAGCAGAAGTTATGGCCTTTGAGATCGACCACCGTTTGGTACCGATTTTGGCAGATACCCTACGTGATTTTGACAATGTGACAGTGGTTAACGAGGACATTCTCAAGGTCGATTTGGCGCAGCATATCAAGAATTTCAAAAATCCTGACCTGCCCATCAAGGTAGTGGCTAATTTGCCTTACTACATCACAACACCTATTCTCATGCACTTGATTGAAAGTGGGATTCCTTTTAGTGAGTTTGTGGTCATGATGCAAAAAGAGGTAGCAGACCGTATTTCGGCTCAACCAAATACCAAGGCATATGGTAGCTTGTCGATTGCTGTACAGTATTACATGACAGCCAAGGTTGCCTTTATCGTGCCTCGTACGGTCTTTGTGCCAGCGCCCAATGTGGATTCAGCTATTTTGAAAATGGTGCGCCGTCCAGAGCCAGCTGTAGCAGTAGAAGATGAGAACTTCTTCTTTAGGGTCTCTAAGGAAAGTTTCACCCATCGCCGTAAGACCTTGTGGAACAACTTAACAGGTTACTTTGGTAAGACTGAAGAAGTCAAGGACAAACTGACCAAGGCGCTAGACCAAGCAGGATTATCACCAAGTGTGCGTGGGGAAGCTCTCAGTTTGGAAGAGTTTGCAAGCCTAGCAGATGCGCTTAAAGGACAAGGACTATAA
- the rnmV gene encoding ribonuclease M5 translates to MKEKISQVIVVEGRDDTVNLKRYFDVETYETRGSAINDQDIERIQRLHQRHGVIVFTDPDFNGERIRRMIMTAIPTVQHAFLKRDEAVPKSKTKGRSLGIEHASYEDLKTALAQITEQFEHESQFDISRSDLIRLGFLAGADSRKRREYLGEALRIGYSNGKQLLKRLELFGITLTEVEEAMKSYENS, encoded by the coding sequence ATGAAAGAAAAAATTTCTCAAGTCATCGTGGTTGAAGGTCGCGATGATACGGTCAATCTCAAACGTTACTTCGATGTAGAGACCTATGAGACACGAGGTTCTGCTATCAATGACCAGGATATAGAGCGGATTCAGCGTCTACACCAACGCCATGGAGTCATTGTCTTTACAGACCCAGATTTTAATGGGGAGCGGATTCGTCGCATGATTATGACGGCCATTCCAACAGTTCAGCATGCTTTCCTCAAACGCGATGAAGCTGTTCCTAAGTCCAAGACCAAGGGGCGGTCTCTAGGGATTGAGCATGCCAGCTATGAAGACCTGAAAACGGCTCTAGCTCAGATAACAGAACAATTTGAACATGAGAGTCAGTTTGACATCAGTCGTAGCGACTTGATTCGCCTTGGTTTTCTAGCAGGAGCAGATAGCCGTAAGCGACGAGAATATCTAGGAGAGGCTCTCCGAATCGGCTATTCCAACGGCAAGCAACTCCTCAAGCGCTTAGAGTTGTTTGGGATCACCTTGACAGAAGTGGAAGAAGCTATGAAATCTTATGAGAACAGCTAA
- a CDS encoding TatD family hydrolase, protein MIFDTHTHLNVEEFAGHEAEEIALAAEMGVTQMNIVGFDKPTIERALELVDEYDQLYATIGWHPTEAGTYTEEIEAYLLDKLKHPKVVALGEIGLDYHWMTAPKEVQEQVFRRQIQLSKDLDLPFVVHTRDALEDTYEIIKSEGVGPRGGIMHSFSGTLEWAEKFVALGMTISFSGVVTFKKATDIQEAAKELPLDKILVETDAPYLAPVPKRGRENKTAYTRYVVDFIADLRGMTAEELAAVTTANAERIFGLDSK, encoded by the coding sequence ATGATTTTTGATACACATACACACTTGAATGTAGAAGAATTTGCAGGTCATGAGGCAGAAGAAATCGCCTTAGCTGCTGAGATGGGTGTGACACAGATGAATATTGTTGGTTTTGATAAACCGACGATTGAGCGTGCCTTGGAGTTGGTAGATGAGTATGACCAGCTCTATGCGACTATTGGTTGGCATCCGACAGAAGCAGGGACTTACACGGAGGAGATTGAAGCCTACTTGCTTGATAAGCTCAAGCATCCCAAGGTTGTTGCTTTAGGTGAAATTGGATTGGACTACCATTGGATGACAGCACCGAAAGAGGTGCAGGAGCAGGTTTTTCGCCGTCAGATTCAGTTATCTAAGGACTTGGATTTGCCTTTTGTAGTTCATACCCGTGATGCGTTGGAAGATACCTATGAGATTATTAAGAGCGAGGGAGTTGGTCCTCGAGGTGGGATTATGCACTCATTTTCAGGGACGCTTGAGTGGGCAGAGAAGTTTGTCGCGCTTGGCATGACTATTTCCTTCTCAGGAGTGGTGACTTTTAAGAAGGCAACTGACATCCAAGAAGCAGCTAAAGAGTTACCTTTGGACAAGATTTTGGTAGAGACAGATGCGCCTTACTTGGCTCCTGTTCCTAAACGTGGTCGTGAAAATAAAACAGCCTACACTCGCTATGTAGTGGACTTTATCGCTGACTTGCGTGGCATGACGGCAGAAGAGCTAGCGGCGGTAACAACTGCAAATGCGGAGCGAATTTTTGGATTGGACAGCAAGTAA